Proteins from one Malania oleifera isolate guangnan ecotype guangnan chromosome 4, ASM2987363v1, whole genome shotgun sequence genomic window:
- the LOC131153764 gene encoding B3 domain-containing protein At2g24670-like yields the protein MEKELRLLRLKDFSGLEVPSNPFQQLLMVAMVASSVHENNKNKNKSKSKEKNKKSAETHRALIPLQKRKRLAREKRLKKPSVPSPFLFLQQLVPSSFSLRLDPSIDVSSSSSLQQHDTICSSSESEKEKKEVMMMNAIASTDDHHLMAKKQKKNHHHGECSNSSISLRRPSTSTSNTTTTTSPVVHELTNRLRDRITQIGGAEIILVIQKRLSDTDVSKSHSRLSIPLRQAKAEFLTAHEKDSLGRRIGKKVNGMEVPMMVEPDLEFMTVTLKRWDMKKGTGKTSSSYVLVSEWNKIVEKIGLKKEDGIQLWSFRSNTQLCFALVQF from the coding sequence atgGAGAAAGAGCTACGGCTTCTGAGGCTGAAAGATTTTTCTGGGTTGGAGGTCCCGAGCAATCCATTCCAGCAGCTGTTAATGGTGGCTATGGTTGCATCCTCTGTTCACGAGAATAACAAGAACAAAAACAAGAGCAAGAGCAAGGAAAAGAACAAGAAATCTGCGGAGACGCATAGAGCACTGATCCCTCTGCAGAAAAGGAAGCGACTCGCCAGAGAAAAACGGCTGAAGAAACCATCTGTTCCTTCGCCTTTTCTCTTCCTGCAGCAGCTCGTACCATCTTCCTTCTCCCTCAGACTTGATCCAAGCATTGAtgtttcatcatcatcatccctcCAACAACATGATACCATCTGCTCTTCCTCTGAATCTGAAAAAGAGAAGAAGGAGGTCATGATGATGAATGCAATTGCATCAACCGATGATCATCATCTAATGGCAAAAAAACAGAAGAAGAATCATCATCACGGTGAGTGCAGCAACTCATCAATCTCCCTCCGTCGGCCCAGTACCAGTACCAGTAACACTACCACTACCACTAGTCCTGTTGTGCACGAATTGACCAATCGTTTGAGAGACCGGATTACACAAATTGGCGGTGCCGAGATTATTCTTGTCATCCAAAAAAGACTCTCGGACACCGACGTCAGCAAGTCTCACAGCCGGCTCTCCATCCCGCTCCGGCAAGCGAAGGCGGAATTTCTCACGGCCCACGAGAAGGATTCTCTCGGCCGACGCATCGGGAAGAAAGTGAATGGCATGGAGGTGCCGATGATGGTTGAGCCAGACCTTGAATTCATGACTGTTACGTTGAAAAGGTGGGATATGAAGAAGGGCACAGGCAAAACGAGCTCGTCTTACGTGCTCGTTTCGGAATGGAATAAAATCGTTGAGAAAATTGGGCTCAAGAAGGAAGATGGCATTCAGCTATGGTCGTTCCGGAGCAACACGCAGCTTTGTTTTGCTCTAGTGCAGTTCTGA